In a genomic window of Helianthus annuus cultivar XRQ/B chromosome 10, HanXRQr2.0-SUNRISE, whole genome shotgun sequence:
- the LOC110884341 gene encoding uncharacterized protein LOC110884341 isoform X3, translating into MEMQLKQWQMLRKRNTLTHLSKYNIATRLTNYIGRIEEVSPIMYRSGKKLRKIVIQDERRNEIEVTLWDEKADMIQTEDIIGKVFAITATTVTYFNKLQLESTTSTTIDINPPIPDLQTYVNRFQELVPLAEQRASLNHITIADLKKKIYNKTAQQGHYTCTATITEIDNLRTWFYVKCPKCGKRAYPEKDRFVCLDDDIEEEEPIFMYCLNAKITDNTDSTEVVFYNEALNDIVKVSCRDMVINLGNRNPKVFPDKITSAKGIPKLLHIAMRNDNSIGVNKAENPKTIQPATPDPKKTATKRPLPQLSVVRV; encoded by the exons AT GGAGATGCAATTGAAGCAGTGGCAGATGTTACGAAAGCGGAATACTTTGACTCACTTATCAAAGTACAACATTGCTACACGGTTGACAA ACTACATAGGCCGTATAGAGGAGGTTTCCCCCATCATGTACAGAAGTGGAAAAAAGCTACGAAAGATCGTCATTCAAGATGAAAG GCGCAATGAAATCGAAGTAACTCTCTGGGACGAGAAGGCTGACATGATTCAAACAGAGGACATCATTGGCAAAGTATTCGCAATAACTGCTACCACAGTAACTTATTTCAACAAACTACAACTCGAGTCCACAACATCAACTACAATTGATATCAATCCACCAATTCCAGATCTTCAGACATACGTGAACAG ATTTCAAGAATTAGTGCCACTTGCAGAACAACGTGCATCATTAAACCACATCACCATTGCTGACCTGAAGAAGAAAATTTACAACAAGACAGCG CAGCAAGGACACTACACGTGCACTGCAACAATAACAGAAATCGACAACCTCCGCACCTGGTTCTATGTGAAATGTCCCAAATGTGGCAAAAGAGCATATCCGGAAAAAGACCGATTCGTATGCTTGGACGATGATATAGAAGAAGAAGAACCGATTTTCAT GTACTGCCTCAACGCAAAAATAACAGACAACACAGACTCTACAGAGGTAGTCTTCTACAACGAAGCACTTAATGACATTGTCAAGGTAAGCTGTCGTGACATGGTTATCAATCTGGGAAACAGAAACCCAAAGGTGTTTCCAGACAAAATAACTTCAGCAAAGGGGATACCAAAGCTACTGCACATCGCTATGAGAAATGATAATAGCATTGGCGTGAACAAAGCAGAAAACCCAAAAACAATCCAACCTGCAACACCAGACCCCAAGAAAACAGCAACCAAGAGACCTCTACCACAGTTGTCAGTTGTCAG aGTCTGA
- the LOC110884341 gene encoding uncharacterized protein LOC110884341 isoform X2 yields the protein MPPKRVSQVKPEDPPEPLEVRVLKRWIPYFKNKEKMLDLCYLLVDLHGDAIEAVADVTKAEYFDSLIKVQHCYTVDKYVSSPSRQYMPSVPHVASLKIGKRATFTPLLDKDIPNYHYNFATYDDLAPRMKPPKLLTDYIGRIEEVSPIMYRSGKKLRKIVIQDERRNEIEVTLWDEKADMIQTEDIIGKVFAITATTVTYFNKLQLESTTSTTIDINPPIPDLQTYVNRFQELVPLAEQRASLNHITIADLKKKIYNKTAQGHYTCTATITEIDNLRTWFYVKCPKCGKRAYPEKDRFVCLDDDIEEEEPIFMYCLNAKITDNTDSTEVVFYNEALNDIVKVSCRDMVINLGNRNPKVFPDKITSAKGIPKLLHIAMRNDNSIGVNKAENPKTIQPATPDPKKTATKRPLPQLSVVRV from the exons ATGCCTCCAAAAAGAGTGTCTCAGGTCAAGCCAGAAGACCCACCAGAACCTCTTGAAGTTAGAGTTTTAAAAAGGTGGATCCCATACTTTAAAAACAAGGAGAAAATGCTCGACCTATGTTACCTATTAGTTGATCTACAT GGAGATGCAATTGAAGCAGTGGCAGATGTTACGAAAGCGGAATACTTTGACTCACTTATCAAAGTACAACATTGCTACACGGTTGACAAGTACGTCTCATCTCCATCACGTCAATACATGCCATCGGTACCACATGTCGCATCACTGAAAATTGGGAAAAGGGCTACTTTTACACCTTTACTTGACAAAGACATCCCCAATTACCATTATAACTTTGCAACCTATGATGATCTTGCGCCAAGAATGAAGCCACCAAAGTTGCTTACag ACTACATAGGCCGTATAGAGGAGGTTTCCCCCATCATGTACAGAAGTGGAAAAAAGCTACGAAAGATCGTCATTCAAGATGAAAG GCGCAATGAAATCGAAGTAACTCTCTGGGACGAGAAGGCTGACATGATTCAAACAGAGGACATCATTGGCAAAGTATTCGCAATAACTGCTACCACAGTAACTTATTTCAACAAACTACAACTCGAGTCCACAACATCAACTACAATTGATATCAATCCACCAATTCCAGATCTTCAGACATACGTGAACAG ATTTCAAGAATTAGTGCCACTTGCAGAACAACGTGCATCATTAAACCACATCACCATTGCTGACCTGAAGAAGAAAATTTACAACAAGACAGCG CAAGGACACTACACGTGCACTGCAACAATAACAGAAATCGACAACCTCCGCACCTGGTTCTATGTGAAATGTCCCAAATGTGGCAAAAGAGCATATCCGGAAAAAGACCGATTCGTATGCTTGGACGATGATATAGAAGAAGAAGAACCGATTTTCAT GTACTGCCTCAACGCAAAAATAACAGACAACACAGACTCTACAGAGGTAGTCTTCTACAACGAAGCACTTAATGACATTGTCAAGGTAAGCTGTCGTGACATGGTTATCAATCTGGGAAACAGAAACCCAAAGGTGTTTCCAGACAAAATAACTTCAGCAAAGGGGATACCAAAGCTACTGCACATCGCTATGAGAAATGATAATAGCATTGGCGTGAACAAAGCAGAAAACCCAAAAACAATCCAACCTGCAACACCAGACCCCAAGAAAACAGCAACCAAGAGACCTCTACCACAGTTGTCAGTTGTCAG aGTCTGA
- the LOC110884341 gene encoding uncharacterized protein LOC110884341 isoform X1, translating to MPPKRVSQVKPEDPPEPLEVRVLKRWIPYFKNKEKMLDLCYLLVDLHGDAIEAVADVTKAEYFDSLIKVQHCYTVDKYVSSPSRQYMPSVPHVASLKIGKRATFTPLLDKDIPNYHYNFATYDDLAPRMKPPKLLTDYIGRIEEVSPIMYRSGKKLRKIVIQDERRNEIEVTLWDEKADMIQTEDIIGKVFAITATTVTYFNKLQLESTTSTTIDINPPIPDLQTYVNRFQELVPLAEQRASLNHITIADLKKKIYNKTAQQGHYTCTATITEIDNLRTWFYVKCPKCGKRAYPEKDRFVCLDDDIEEEEPIFMYCLNAKITDNTDSTEVVFYNEALNDIVKVSCRDMVINLGNRNPKVFPDKITSAKGIPKLLHIAMRNDNSIGVNKAENPKTIQPATPDPKKTATKRPLPQLSVVRV from the exons ATGCCTCCAAAAAGAGTGTCTCAGGTCAAGCCAGAAGACCCACCAGAACCTCTTGAAGTTAGAGTTTTAAAAAGGTGGATCCCATACTTTAAAAACAAGGAGAAAATGCTCGACCTATGTTACCTATTAGTTGATCTACAT GGAGATGCAATTGAAGCAGTGGCAGATGTTACGAAAGCGGAATACTTTGACTCACTTATCAAAGTACAACATTGCTACACGGTTGACAAGTACGTCTCATCTCCATCACGTCAATACATGCCATCGGTACCACATGTCGCATCACTGAAAATTGGGAAAAGGGCTACTTTTACACCTTTACTTGACAAAGACATCCCCAATTACCATTATAACTTTGCAACCTATGATGATCTTGCGCCAAGAATGAAGCCACCAAAGTTGCTTACag ACTACATAGGCCGTATAGAGGAGGTTTCCCCCATCATGTACAGAAGTGGAAAAAAGCTACGAAAGATCGTCATTCAAGATGAAAG GCGCAATGAAATCGAAGTAACTCTCTGGGACGAGAAGGCTGACATGATTCAAACAGAGGACATCATTGGCAAAGTATTCGCAATAACTGCTACCACAGTAACTTATTTCAACAAACTACAACTCGAGTCCACAACATCAACTACAATTGATATCAATCCACCAATTCCAGATCTTCAGACATACGTGAACAG ATTTCAAGAATTAGTGCCACTTGCAGAACAACGTGCATCATTAAACCACATCACCATTGCTGACCTGAAGAAGAAAATTTACAACAAGACAGCG CAGCAAGGACACTACACGTGCACTGCAACAATAACAGAAATCGACAACCTCCGCACCTGGTTCTATGTGAAATGTCCCAAATGTGGCAAAAGAGCATATCCGGAAAAAGACCGATTCGTATGCTTGGACGATGATATAGAAGAAGAAGAACCGATTTTCAT GTACTGCCTCAACGCAAAAATAACAGACAACACAGACTCTACAGAGGTAGTCTTCTACAACGAAGCACTTAATGACATTGTCAAGGTAAGCTGTCGTGACATGGTTATCAATCTGGGAAACAGAAACCCAAAGGTGTTTCCAGACAAAATAACTTCAGCAAAGGGGATACCAAAGCTACTGCACATCGCTATGAGAAATGATAATAGCATTGGCGTGAACAAAGCAGAAAACCCAAAAACAATCCAACCTGCAACACCAGACCCCAAGAAAACAGCAACCAAGAGACCTCTACCACAGTTGTCAGTTGTCAG aGTCTGA